The following coding sequences lie in one Echeneis naucrates unplaced genomic scaffold, fEcheNa1.1, whole genome shotgun sequence genomic window:
- the LOC115038384 gene encoding galactose-3-O-sulfotransferase 2-like, giving the protein MLNFFRDSETERRGVPPDLNSVAEVPNTATCHPQSHIVFLKTHKTASSTVLNILYRYGESRNLTFALPVGQAMHLFYPKLFESRFVEGFSSGRVKEFHIMCNHMRFRKAEVAKVMPEDTFYFSIIRHPVTIMESGFNYFKAMPAFSNSRSLEDFLDNTNHYNDSAPWSFLAHNNLAFDFGFDHNVTADAEDHEDKAKRAVAAIERDFHLILVSEYFDESMILLKHVLCWSLEDVVSFKLNIRSNRTRHQISPNTAEKIKRWNALDWSLYLHFNATFWQKVDSVVGREQMKSEVSQLRELQVKLANTCLKGGGAVDPSQVKDAALKPFQAGTAVIQGYNLKPDLDNQTRKQCQRLITPELQYTLHLKSLQFLVQQTQVKRMVPP; this is encoded by the exons atgttgaactttttCAGAGACTCAGAGACGGAGAGGCGAGGAGTTCCTCCTGATCTGAACTCTGTGGCTGAGGTCCCCAACACGGCAACCTGCCACCCACAGTCTCACATTGTTTTCCTCAAGACGCACAAAACAGCCAGCAGCACCGTGTTAAACATCCTGTATCGCTATGGAGAGAGCAGGAACTTGACCTTTGCCCTCCCGGTCGGCCAAGCAATGCATTTGTTTTACCCCAAACTCTTTGAATCACGTTTTGTAGAAGGCTTCAGCAGCGGCAGAGTGAAGGAGTTCCACATCATGTGCAACCACATGAGGTTCAGAAAAGCAgag GTGGCTAAAGTGATGCCTGAGGACACCTTCTACTTCTCCATCATAAGACATCCTGTGACCATAATGGAGTCTGGCTTTAATTACTTCAAGGCAATGCCGGCCTTCTCCAATAGTCGCAGCTTGGAGGACTTCCTGGACAACACCAACCACTACAATGATTCAGCACCGTGGAGTTTCTTGGCTCACAACAACTTGGCCTTTGACTTTGGCTTTGACCACAATGTCACAGCTGATGCTGAAGACCACGAGGACAAAGCCAAAAGGGCTGTTGCCGCCATAGAACGGGACTTCCATCTTATTCTTGTTTCTGAATACTTTGATGAGTCCATGATCCTGCTCAAACACGTCCTTTGCTGGTCCCTGGAGGATGTGGTTTCCTTTAAGCTCAACATTCGCAGTAATAGAACTCGTCATCAAATCTCACcaaacactgcagagaaaatcaaGCGCTGGAATGCTCTGGATTGGAGTCTCTACCTGCACTTCAATGCCACCTTCTGGCAGAAAGTAGACAGTGTTGTTGGAAGAGAGCAAATGAAGAGTGAAGTGTCTCAGCTGAGGGAGCTACAGGTCAAGCTAGCAAACACCTGCCTGAAAGGGGGCGGAGCTGTCGACCCATCCCAGGTGAAAGACGCTGCCCTGAAGCCTTTTCAGGCTGGAACAGCTGTTATTCAGGGCTATAACCTGAAACCAGATTTAGACAACCAAACCAGAAAGCAATGTCAAAGACTCATAACTCCAGAACT